The DNA sequence CTTGCAAATTACCAAGTAGAAAACGATAAGATTGCTACTGTAAAAGCAGGCACTGTAAAAGGAAAAGGCCAAGGTACTACTTCTGTTACAGTAACCTATGGTGATCATACCCTTATGTTTGATGTTAACGTTGTAAAGCCTGGCAATGGCAATGGTAACGGTAATGGTAACGGTAACGGTAACGGCAACGGCAACGGCAACGGCAACGGCAACGGCAACGGCAACGGCAACGGTAACGGCAACGGTAACGGCAACGGCAACGGTAACGGCAACGGCAACGGTAACGGCAACGGCAACGGCAACGGTAACGGCAACGGTAACGGCAACGGTAATGGAAAAGGTCCTAAAAATAACAATGAAGTTACAGAATATGAAATTTAATTAATATTTTAGCTAGTATTGCTAAGTTTAAGACTTCTTCCCGGATGGAGCTTAAACTTAGCTTTTTTTATCCTTAAGAAAAAGGGTGCCTTTTGATCAAAGCACCCTTTCATGATTTATCCTATTACTATTTCTTTTTTCTTATTAAATTCTTCATTTTCCAAGTTCACTTTCTCAGGTTTCACAACGAATATACTAATTAAAGTCGCAATGGTGAACAAAGCGGCAATTACGTACAGTACCATGTCATAAGATTGTGTCTTTTCAAGAATAATTGCACTTAGCTGATTGCCCGTCAAACCTGCAAATGCCCAGGCAGATAAAGCTAAACCGTGCACAGTTGAAATACTATCGATACCAAATCGGTCTGATAATAGCGGCGGTAAAGATGAGAATCCTCCACCGTAACCTGCATTTACAATACAAAGTAAAGCAATGATAAGGATCGCCATAGAATTATTTATCCCATCAAATACAACGGTACATAAAATAATGCTAATAGAAGAAATAAAAATAATTTTATAGATGGAGTTACGATCTTTTAAACGATCCCCCCATGCAGAAAATGCAATTCGTCCACCTGCATTGAAAATGGCTGTAAGCGAACTAACTAAACCAATCGCGCCAAATCCAATGAAGGCTAAAATACCTTTTTCTTGTGAGATTAACGCTAAACCACATGTAATATTAATATAGAACATTAGCCAAATACCGATAAACGTCTTATTCGTCAATACTTTTCTATAACTGAAGCTATGCATTTCAACACTTTCTTCTTCATGTCCAGCCGGTTTCTTTAAAATTAAATGCCCGACAACCATCATTACTAAATAAATTGCCGCTAAAATATAAAACATTGTAAAGATATTTGTAGGATCTACTAAAATCCCTTCACTATTTCGATTACCGAGTAACTTTTCCATTAATGGACTTGCAATAACTTTTGCTAAGCCGAAGCCGGCAACAGCAAGACCCGTTGCCAATCCCTTTTGTTCTTTAAACCAGAGCATCAGTGTTTTTACAGGTGTTAAATAGCCAATTCCAAGTCCAATCCCCATAACAACTCCATAAGAAATATAAATACCGATCAATGATTTTTGATAAATAAAGAAACCTGTTGCTGCCATCCCTACAACAAAAAATATCGCCGCAAGTAAGGATGATTTATGAATATCTTTTTCAACAAACTTCCCTCCAAAAGCCGCAGACATACCAAGAACAAAAATAGCTATACTGAATGCCCATTCCACTTCACTGACAGGTTTTCCGATATAAGAGGCAATATCCCCCTTAAACAACGACCAGCAATAAACAGTACCAATACTACAGTGAATCAATAAAGCTGGAATGACCGCACGCATCCACTTGTTTTCAAACTTCCCCACTTTAAAACTCCTCATTATTCATTTAACCTAAAACGCGAACTTTAATTAAAAATAAATAAATATAGTTCGTATATTACCTATATAATTATTAATAATTAGTAGTTTATAGATTAAATATTTTATTTTCACGAACATTAATAAAGTGATTATATAATAATATTCATAATAAATGAATAATAATTTTAATATAATTTTTTTATTTATAGACAAGTTTCATAAGTTATTCAATTACTCTTTACGTGTGCAAATCGAGTAGGAGGGAGTGATTAACTCCCGACCTCTCACACCACCGTACGTACGGTTCCGTATACGGCGGTTCAATTAAGATAAATGACGCAAAGTTTCATAACGAACTTGCAGACTTTTCAGCCCTTGGCTTTCCCAAAAGGAATTGCCGAGGGTTCTGTGTAATATGGGGCTTTTTGAAATGCGCCAGTACCCTTTTCGGGTATTTCCCCACTCGTATGCTTTCCCATAAGGTACTTTTAGACGAATGAGATTTCTGACCCTTGTTCGAGGCTTCTTCCAGTTCTTCCATAAACACATACGTAATCTCCGTTTAATCCATCCATCTAATGCTTTAAATATCGAATGAGTATCCGCCAAAGCGAAGTATCCGCACCAGCCTATTAGGTATTGATTCAACTTTTTGATTCTGTGTTCCATAGAATAGGGTATCTTTCTTGAGGTAATTTCTCGTACCTTGTTCTTCATTCGTACGAGACTTGATTTCGCAATGCGAACCTTGGGTTCTTTATGATTAGTAAAACTGAATCCTAAGAATTTACGATTCCATGGACGATCTACCGCTGATTTCTTTTCATTTACTTTCAAACGAAGTTTTCCTTCGATAAATCGCTGTACACTTGCCATTACCCGTATTCCTGCCCGTTCTGTTTTTACATAAATATTGCAGTCATCTGCGTATCGAACGAATTTATGTCCACGTGTCTCTAATTCTTTATCAAGTTCATCTAAGACTACATTAGAAAGTAAAGGACTTAAAGGACCGCCTTGAGGTGCACCTTCTTCTGTACTTGAAATCACTCCATTAATCATGACACCCGCTTGGAGGTATTTGCGAATAAGTTTTAATAACAGTTTATCTGAAATTCGTTTCGCTAATGTCGCCATTAGGCGGTCATGGTTGACCTTATCAAAGAACTTCTCTAAATCCATATCAATTACCCATCGATACCCCTCACTCAAGTAGCCTTTTGCTTTTCTAACCGCATCATGGGCACTCCGATTTGGACGGAATCCATAGCTGTGGTCAGAAAATGTTTTGTCATATTCCTTTGATAAAATCTGCGAGATGGCTTGTTGAATCAAACGGTCTGTAACGGTTGGGATTCCTAATAGTCGCACGCCACCGTCCGATTTCGGGATTTCGACTCGACGTACTGGCTGCGGTTCATAGGTCCCATTCAAAATCTGCGATTTAATGTTATCCCAATTTTCGCGAATGTGCTGTCGTAAGGTTTTTACGGGCATCATGTCTACTCCATGGCTTCCTTTATTCGCTTCTACTCGCTTTAAAGCTTGTATCATGTTTTGTCGTTCCAGGATTTGATTCAACATCATCATTTCGTTCCTTTCCGTGAATAGCTGTTCTTCTTTTGCCCAAATAGACTACACCCTCCGCAAATACCCTCGTGGAATTCACCACTACTTTCTAAGCGTGAGGTTTCTAATGTTTTCTGTGTTCATTCATCCAAGTTGGAAAGCCAAGGGCTATTCTCTCTTAATTGTTCAGTCCTTCCAAGTAATTCTAGACTCACTTGTACTACGACCTCTGCTGACTTCTGACAGTTCAGCTACTTGTCACCAAGTAGGTTATGAAGGGTACTTCACATTTCTGCCAGACCTCCCCGGGTAAGCGCATGCACTTTCACACCATCTATCCGCCTCATTTACTCGATATGACCTTTGACAGAAGGGACTTTATCTTGTTATGCAGATTCATCCAATCATACCTAGCCTTATATGAGATTCGTGTTCCTCGGACCGGCGTTTTGCCTCCAGCTTCCTTCAGATTCCGTGTCACCACGGACACCCTTGCTCTTGGCTAACCTCTACTTCTGTCTTCGGGGTTCGGGACTTGCACCCTATAGTTCATGCGCATGCCGGGCGCACATAAAAAAACAGCCTAATTAGAGTAATTAGACTGTTTTGAAGCAGCGATATATATCGGCTTATTTGAACGGATAAAATTAAAACCTATTTAAATGTTATTTTCACACTATAGCCTAGATTTCTGTAAAAATCTGCGAGAACTTTCTCAGCACTTTTTTCTGCTGATTCCAACAGACCTATTTCAATGGCCTCATCTTTGATTTTTTCCTGCGCTTCCCCTACCAGGTCAAATCCTTCATTCCATTTCACTTCACCACGGAATAATCCTTCATCTGAGAAAGTTTTGACATCTTCCATCTGAATGGCAGGGTCCTGTATAAGTGTTGCTCGTGGCAGGGTGATCTCTAACTCTTTGTCATCTTCATTGACTTTAATATCATCCGATGTTACTTCTTTAAGATTAACACCTGCAATGACTGTAGCAGGAACTATTAATAATAACTCTCTTTTTGTACCTGGTAAATTAAACGAAATATCATTTCCAAACAGTTTATTATCCTCTTGCTCAATGATTACTTTCAAATGGGCTTCAGCCGTTGCAAGCGTTGCTAATTCCTGGACCTGTTCTACAAATACTGTACTTTCTTTTTTAAATGTATTGCCGAAAAATAACCAAGTTCCCCCGAATGTGATAAGGATAAGAAGCAATGCAATGAACAAAATCTTAAATCCCCAAAATTTAAATATAACCTTAAATATTGCTCCGGAAATATTGGCATTTCCACTGCGCTGTCCTATAACCGCGGTGGCAGCACTTTCTTCCTCACCCTTTTTCAATTCCTTCAATACTTGTTCAATTTGTGATAATGCTTCATCTTTTTTATTCATATCGTTCCCCCTCCCTTTATATTGTTGAGGAAAATTAAATTATAAGTTCCATATTTATACTTAAACATCATATCAAATTATAAAGTCTTATTAATATTAAAAAAGACAATTACGAAATATATCGGGGAATGTGTAATCCTTTTTCATATTTTTCAAATCTTGTTAATAGCAATTTTCCTTAAATACATTTAAACTATCGAATGGAATTATATTAAGAGAGGTTACAATATGAAAAAACAATCGTTGTTTATACGAGGGACTCTATTTGCAGCAATTTTAACAGGTTTATTCTTTATACTTTATAAAAGCGGGATTTCTATTTCCGATCTGTCACCCCAGCTTATTTTAGAGCTTGCCCATAACAATCTAACTATCGTTATTTTAATAATGATATTATTAATGTTCCTGCAAAATTTATTTACATTTATCCCGTTAATTTTAGTCATCACGATTAATATTGCATTGTTTGGGTTTTGGCGTGGTTATTTTTTTAGTACATTCAGCAGTGTTATTGGAAGTACATCAATTTTCCTTTCCATTCGCTACTTTTTCGCTAATTTATTTACTTCAGAAAAACTGAAAAAATATGAGCAGCAACTCAATAAAAATGGCTTTCTATTTGTTCTGTCAGGACGTATTTTGCCATTTCTTCCTACGAATTTAATTAATATCGTATCCGGCTTAAGCAAAATGAAAATATCGTATTTTATCTCAGCTACAACAATAGGAAATATGATTTATGGGCTTGTATTAGCCTCTATTTCTTATGGAATTGTCTCTGTCTCACAGCAATATAGACAACTATTTTATGTAATTATTGCAATTGCAGCCATTATCGTTGCGGTCCGGTTTATTAAAAAGCAACGTACAAGCAGTATTTAAAAAAGAAGGTATTACACCTTCTTTTTTATTTTGTTTATTAGCCTCTATTTCAGCTGTACAGTATGGCTCGTCTGAACCGTATGACCAGACCATACCGTCTGTACGGATACTAAGTATTCTTCCTTTGAATAAAAGAGATAATATCAATATATAATGCCGTCATCTCTTCAGGTGTCTTGTCTAAATTATTTTGAACCCATTGTTCAATCAATCCTAAAAAAGCAGATGTGATAAAAGCTAAAAAGTATTCCATTGGAACATTTAAATTTGCATTAAAGCTTTCATTCCCCTCCAAGTTTACACGCACTTTTTCTGAAAAGGCTGCTCTAAACCTAAGATGAAAACCCGCTCTTCCATGTTCACTTAAAAAGATTTTTAAAAGAGGTGCCTGCATTTTTATCGAATTAAATAATGTGGCAGCTAATTGTTCCTGTCCTTTTTCAAACGTATGTGTAGATGAATAATTCGATTGCAATTCATCAATATGATCCCCTAGCTCTTCAAATAGCTGTAATTCAATCTGATCCAGCAAATCAAACTTATCGATAAAGTGTAAATAAAACGTCCCACGATTAATCTTGGCTGTTTTCGCAATATCCCCTACTGTAATTGAATCGAAAGTTTTCTTTTCCAGCATCTTCATAAATGATTTTTGAATAAGCTCTTTTGTTCTTCGATTTTTTTCTGTATAAACACTCAAAAAAGCACCCTCTTTCATCAAAAATTGAACAATCTGTTTATTTTGTTGATTGCTTTGATTTCCCCTCAAATTATAAAATAAACGAGTAATAATAAACAACATGTTGAAATTTGAGAAAGGATGAAATTCATTGAGATTATTTAAAGAAAAATTAGCATGGGCTGCTCCTATTGCTGTTATATTAATTATTGCATTATTTTCGGTAAACTTATTCGCACAAGGAAATCCTCAAGTAAAAAATCTGCCGGTTGCTCTTATTGTTAACGATGAGGGGCAACACGTTGAAACTGTCCTCGATGCTGTTGAACAAATGAGTAAAGGTGGAGACGGTGCAGAACCGGTTATAGCATTTACAAATGAGAAAGAAGAAAATATTGAGTCACTTTTTGCAGATAAAAAGTATTATGCAGCACTTGTCATTCCTGAAGGCTACAGTGACACATTGCAAAATGCACTAACAAATAATCAGTCTGCCAAACTGAAAATATATATTAACCAAGGCTTTAATATGACAGGCGCAAACTTTGCAAAAGCTGCTTTAATCGGCTTTGTATCTGGAATGAATGACCAATATTCGGCAATTTTTTTAGCACAGCTTAGTACTGAAAAAATTGATGCAACACAAGCTTCCATTTTAATAAATCCAGTTGTTGCTGAAGAAAAAATATACAATCCTATTACAGCCTCTACTGCAAACGGTAGTGCTCCAACTTTATTGGCAGTACCTGCATGGGTTGGTGCATTAATCGGTGGATTCATTGTATTTTTAGCAACATCAGGCATCTTTAAGAAAGAACTGTTAACACGTAAACAAACATTAGGCCTAATTGGCGGGCAAGTTTTATTCGGCATTATTATTGCCTTATTCTCAGGCTTCACTGTTGCAACACTTGCACAAATTGCAGGGATTAATATGCCAAGCTACTTCCTAGTTGCTTTCTTTGTATCATTTGCGGCATTCTGCTTCTATTTATTAGTATCAGCAATTACCGCATGGATTGGGAAACCAGCTATTACATTATTTATGGTTGTCATGCTTTTAGGTATGGGTGTTCTCATGACACCACAGGAAATGCTTCCAAGTTTCTTCGTGAACTTTATTCGTCCTTGGGTACCAATTCGCTTTGCTTCTGAAGGTTTACGAGAAATTTTCTACTTCGGTAGCGGATTCTACACAGGCGCTTCCTTCAACACAATTTTAGGAATTGGTATTGCAGGTTTAGTAATTTTCTTACTTTCTATCTTCAAACCGGTAAAAGTAAAAAAACAACAGAACTAACACATAAAAAAACGTTATTTTGCATTCAGTGCAAAATAACGTTTTTTATTTAACTTCTTTTAGATAAGCCCGATATATATTTCAATATTTTAACTTTTTTAGTTTTATTGCGAAAAAAAGTCATCACCATACGTTATATATAATGTAAAAGCTTTTGCAGTAACAATACTATAAAAAGGAGAACGATATGAAGATTGATGAGCAAAATTTTATAAAATATCTTCAAGCCGGCAAAGAACATGCTCTTGATTACGTAATCGACCACTATCTTCCGTTAATAAAAGGTGTTGTTTTAAAAATTTTAGGTCCGCTAGACATTAATGAAAGCCCAAAGGAATGCTGTAACGATATTCTATTATCTATTTGGAAAAATGCAAAAAAGTTCCATGGCGATGCAGCTGATTTTAAGGAATGGGTTTGCGTTATTGCTAAATATAAAGCAATCGATTATTACCGGATGGAAATGAAGAAAAAAGAAAGCCCTTCTTTGAACATAGAACTGATACAGGCAGAATCCATGATGTATGAAAACTCCTCCCTGGAAGAACAGGAGGAAATTCAGGGAATCCTCTCTAGTTTAAAGCCCGTCGATCAGAAAATTTTTATAATGAGATACTTGTTAGATTTTGATACAGAAGAAATTGCTCGTCAGTTGGAGATGACAAAATCGGCAATAGATAACCGCCTTTACCATGGTCGAAAAAAACTAAAAAAAGATTTAGGGGGTATGCCCATTGAAAAATCTGTTTAAACACTTTAATGATATTGACATCGATGTAAATGAATTTGAAGAAGCTGATGTAACAGAATTTGAAAAGGCTCAGTTTAAAAGAGACTTGAAAAGACAAGTATCCAAAATAAAAAACAGAAAGTGGTTGAAAGGAGTTGCGGCTGTCTGCCTTTCGCTCGGTATCGGTACCGCTTCACTTATAGGTCTATCCTATACCACCTTTGCTCATGAAATTCCGATAGTAAACAGTATTATCAAACTCTTCTCGACCAAGGACAAGATAATTTCAGGCTATGAGGAGTTTGCGGATCAGCAGCATCTTGTAGCAGAAAGCAATGGCACAACGATTACGGTAAATGAAAGCTTATTTGACAGTAAAAAGTTTTTAGTTGGCTATTATATCGAAACAGACAGAGATTTAGGTGAGCATCCGGAAATAGAAACTACATTTAAAGTGGATGGGCGTGAGCATGCCCTCTTTCATACAGAGCATATAATTGAAAAGGTCGGACCAAACAAATATGCCGGCTTAACAACAGCGATTCTGAACTTATCTAATCAATTGGAACAGGCGAATTTCGAATTCCACATTAGCAGTCTTTCCAATCGGGATACAAAAGAGATGGTTCAGGGTATTTGGGATTTTGAAATAGATGTCAAAGCTACTGAGAATAAAGTTCAATTTGTGGAAGCACCTGCATCAAAAAAAGCTGATCTAGGTATTAAAATAAATGAAATTATATACACACCGATTTCCTTTATCGTCAATTATACAGAAACGCAAAAAAATGAGATGTTAAAAGAGAAATGGGACGTTATTTCTTCCGATTTAAATGTAAAGGATGATTTAGGCAATACGTATACATCAAGGTTAACAGGCGGCACAGGAAACGGGCAGGGGTTTATGGAATATGTATTCACATATGAAAAACTACACCCGGATGCAAATACTTTAATATTCACTCCCATATTCAAATTGATGGAGGCGGAAATCGATGAAAACGGCGTAAAATGGGTAAATCCTGATAGCGATTTAAAAATGGAAATAATCGAACTTAGTGATATTATTATTAAAATTCCTAAGTAATACGTCATCTAAAATGGATAACCTGCCTAGATCTCCTTGGAATTAGGGAGAAACGCAACCAATAGAAAAGCCAAAACGTAGAATTAACGTTTTGGCTTTTTGAATATTAGTGATTTTGTAATAGAACATTGAACTGCGCTCTCAATATTTTATTCTTTCGATGATCCGTCATTTAAATAAACTTCGCCGTCTTTATAAACCATTTGTTCTGGATAACGCAGGTTTATAACTGCATCTTGAAGTTCTTGTGAAGGAGCCCGTGTTGAAAGTGAAACAATAATATTAGTAGCGAAAGCAGCAATTGCTCCGAAAACACCAGCACCAGTATCAATAATGCCTAATACCGTAAAGCCACCGTATTTCGCACTGAAGATATAAATAAGTGTAACCGCTAAGCCGACAAGCATTCCCGCTATTGTTCCTTTTGCATTCGCACGCTTCCACCATACACCTAAAACGAGTGCTGGGAAGAAGGTACCAGTAGCAAGCGCGAATGCCCATGCAACAATTTGAGTAATGGCACCAGG is a window from the Solibacillus isronensis genome containing:
- a CDS encoding TetR/AcrR family transcriptional regulator, translated to MSVYTEKNRRTKELIQKSFMKMLEKKTFDSITVGDIAKTAKINRGTFYLHFIDKFDLLDQIELQLFEELGDHIDELQSNYSSTHTFEKGQEQLAATLFNSIKMQAPLLKIFLSEHGRAGFHLRFRAAFSEKVRVNLEGNESFNANLNVPMEYFLAFITSAFLGLIEQWVQNNLDKTPEEMTALYIDIISFIQRKNT
- the ltrA gene encoding group II intron reverse transcriptase/maturase, whose amino-acid sequence is MMLNQILERQNMIQALKRVEANKGSHGVDMMPVKTLRQHIRENWDNIKSQILNGTYEPQPVRRVEIPKSDGGVRLLGIPTVTDRLIQQAISQILSKEYDKTFSDHSYGFRPNRSAHDAVRKAKGYLSEGYRWVIDMDLEKFFDKVNHDRLMATLAKRISDKLLLKLIRKYLQAGVMINGVISSTEEGAPQGGPLSPLLSNVVLDELDKELETRGHKFVRYADDCNIYVKTERAGIRVMASVQRFIEGKLRLKVNEKKSAVDRPWNRKFLGFSFTNHKEPKVRIAKSSLVRMKNKVREITSRKIPYSMEHRIKKLNQYLIGWCGYFALADTHSIFKALDGWIKRRLRMCLWKNWKKPRTRVRNLIRLKVPYGKAYEWGNTRKGYWRISKSPILHRTLGNSFWESQGLKSLQVRYETLRHLS
- a CDS encoding sigma-70 family RNA polymerase sigma factor, which codes for MKIDEQNFIKYLQAGKEHALDYVIDHYLPLIKGVVLKILGPLDINESPKECCNDILLSIWKNAKKFHGDAADFKEWVCVIAKYKAIDYYRMEMKKKESPSLNIELIQAESMMYENSSLEEQEEIQGILSSLKPVDQKIFIMRYLLDFDTEEIARQLEMTKSAIDNRLYHGRKKLKKDLGGMPIEKSV
- a CDS encoding DUF4230 domain-containing protein; this encodes MNKKDEALSQIEQVLKELKKGEEESAATAVIGQRSGNANISGAIFKVIFKFWGFKILFIALLLILITFGGTWLFFGNTFKKESTVFVEQVQELATLATAEAHLKVIIEQEDNKLFGNDISFNLPGTKRELLLIVPATVIAGVNLKEVTSDDIKVNEDDKELEITLPRATLIQDPAIQMEDVKTFSDEGLFRGEVKWNEGFDLVGEAQEKIKDEAIEIGLLESAEKSAEKVLADFYRNLGYSVKITFK
- a CDS encoding TVP38/TMEM64 family protein; translation: MKKQSLFIRGTLFAAILTGLFFILYKSGISISDLSPQLILELAHNNLTIVILIMILLMFLQNLFTFIPLILVITINIALFGFWRGYFFSTFSSVIGSTSIFLSIRYFFANLFTSEKLKKYEQQLNKNGFLFVLSGRILPFLPTNLINIVSGLSKMKISYFISATTIGNMIYGLVLASISYGIVSVSQQYRQLFYVIIAIAAIIVAVRFIKKQRTSSI
- a CDS encoding OFA family MFS transporter; this translates as MGKFENKWMRAVIPALLIHCSIGTVYCWSLFKGDIASYIGKPVSEVEWAFSIAIFVLGMSAAFGGKFVEKDIHKSSLLAAIFFVVGMAATGFFIYQKSLIGIYISYGVVMGIGLGIGYLTPVKTLMLWFKEQKGLATGLAVAGFGLAKVIASPLMEKLLGNRNSEGILVDPTNIFTMFYILAAIYLVMMVVGHLILKKPAGHEEESVEMHSFSYRKVLTNKTFIGIWLMFYINITCGLALISQEKGILAFIGFGAIGLVSSLTAIFNAGGRIAFSAWGDRLKDRNSIYKIIFISSISIILCTVVFDGINNSMAILIIALLCIVNAGYGGGFSSLPPLLSDRFGIDSISTVHGLALSAWAFAGLTGNQLSAIILEKTQSYDMVLYVIAALFTIATLISIFVVKPEKVNLENEEFNKKKEIVIG
- a CDS encoding DUF4179 domain-containing protein produces the protein MKNLFKHFNDIDIDVNEFEEADVTEFEKAQFKRDLKRQVSKIKNRKWLKGVAAVCLSLGIGTASLIGLSYTTFAHEIPIVNSIIKLFSTKDKIISGYEEFADQQHLVAESNGTTITVNESLFDSKKFLVGYYIETDRDLGEHPEIETTFKVDGREHALFHTEHIIEKVGPNKYAGLTTAILNLSNQLEQANFEFHISSLSNRDTKEMVQGIWDFEIDVKATENKVQFVEAPASKKADLGIKINEIIYTPISFIVNYTETQKNEMLKEKWDVISSDLNVKDDLGNTYTSRLTGGTGNGQGFMEYVFTYEKLHPDANTLIFTPIFKLMEAEIDENGVKWVNPDSDLKMEIIELSDIIIKIPK
- a CDS encoding YhgE/Pip domain-containing protein, producing the protein MRLFKEKLAWAAPIAVILIIALFSVNLFAQGNPQVKNLPVALIVNDEGQHVETVLDAVEQMSKGGDGAEPVIAFTNEKEENIESLFADKKYYAALVIPEGYSDTLQNALTNNQSAKLKIYINQGFNMTGANFAKAALIGFVSGMNDQYSAIFLAQLSTEKIDATQASILINPVVAEEKIYNPITASTANGSAPTLLAVPAWVGALIGGFIVFLATSGIFKKELLTRKQTLGLIGGQVLFGIIIALFSGFTVATLAQIAGINMPSYFLVAFFVSFAAFCFYLLVSAITAWIGKPAITLFMVVMLLGMGVLMTPQEMLPSFFVNFIRPWVPIRFASEGLREIFYFGSGFYTGASFNTILGIGIAGLVIFLLSIFKPVKVKKQQN